The following proteins are co-located in the Microbacterium sp. Clip185 genome:
- a CDS encoding MarR family winged helix-turn-helix transcriptional regulator, whose translation MSDRRLAIDAWESLFRAQHEIFAEVGADFEQSGLQQGEYDVLLTVTRAPDMSARLRDVTRNMLISQPSVSRLVDRMVARGLLSKCTDPDDGRGAIVRATDTGARLFRSIAAVHSRSIAEHMSSLDDDELRTLLELTQKLRPRRD comes from the coding sequence ATGAGCGACCGCCGTCTGGCCATCGATGCCTGGGAGAGCCTGTTCCGGGCCCAGCACGAGATCTTCGCGGAGGTGGGTGCGGACTTCGAGCAGAGCGGCCTGCAGCAGGGCGAGTACGACGTGCTCCTGACGGTCACGCGCGCGCCCGACATGTCAGCGCGGTTGCGGGATGTGACCCGCAACATGCTCATCAGCCAGCCCAGCGTCTCGCGCCTGGTCGACCGGATGGTCGCGCGCGGGCTGCTCTCCAAGTGCACGGACCCCGACGACGGCCGCGGCGCCATCGTCCGCGCCACCGACACGGGGGCACGTCTGTTCCGCTCGATCGCGGCGGTGCACAGCCGTTCGATCGCCGAGCACATGTCGAGTCTCGACGACGACGAGCTGCGCACCCTGCTGGAGCTCACGCAGAAGCTCCGGCCACGTCGGGACTGA
- a CDS encoding asparagine synthase, whose translation MASRADEPTEHKGLGALWAARASRPKLADVVAEGVYIAAAATRLSLKNHILVDILSAGEGFDADRFVPDAKDALLKLAEEAEADAERAERERKLARGRFSDSGGTHDYRSRDVRNLRRRRKQSLRIAEELRERAEDLDGLRELVEAAREAAWAEVARNIDSSLRIEAARPDLEPGYDKMRQARMQSLRLVDLPRLAAHRRRLNAKDEDAAPAVSAASERRSGIDVSELE comes from the coding sequence GTGGCATCACGAGCGGACGAACCGACGGAGCACAAGGGACTCGGAGCCCTGTGGGCCGCGCGAGCGTCGCGCCCCAAACTCGCCGATGTCGTCGCCGAGGGGGTCTACATCGCCGCGGCCGCCACGCGCCTGTCGCTGAAGAACCACATCCTGGTCGACATCCTCTCCGCCGGAGAGGGATTCGACGCCGACCGGTTCGTGCCCGATGCGAAGGACGCGCTGCTGAAGCTCGCCGAAGAGGCGGAGGCGGACGCCGAGCGCGCGGAGCGCGAGCGCAAGCTGGCGCGGGGGCGCTTCAGCGACTCCGGCGGCACCCACGACTATCGCAGTCGCGACGTGCGCAACCTCCGACGCAGGCGCAAGCAGTCGCTGCGTATCGCCGAGGAGCTCCGCGAGCGCGCCGAAGATCTCGACGGACTCCGCGAGCTGGTGGAAGCCGCGCGTGAGGCGGCCTGGGCGGAGGTCGCACGCAACATCGACAGCTCGCTGCGGATCGAGGCTGCCAGGCCCGATCTCGAACCGGGCTACGACAAGATGCGCCAGGCGCGCATGCAGAGCCTTCGACTCGTCGACCTTCCCCGTCTCGCTGCGCATCGCCGCAGACTGAACGCGAAGGACGAGGATGCGGCGCCCGCCGTGTCGGCCGCGAGCGAGCGCCGGAGCGGGATCGACGTCAGCGAGCTCGAGTAG
- a CDS encoding aldose 1-epimerase family protein, producing the protein MTGSLPLSGTQHLLRSGDVEACIASVGASLRTLTYAGRDLVVPFAADEVRPAYRGATLAPWPNRVVDGRYAFGGEEYRLALTEPARGHALHGLAAWLDYTAIDKGPDHVTLSAVIEAQDGYPWRVRVETRFSLDAEGLTQTVTAVNESDTAAPYGTGPHPYLVAGGGRVDDWTFELPAAEVLHVTEDRLAPTELRAVDADDPSRFDYRTARRIGAAEIDHAYTGLLRDADGLATVRVTDADGHGVAMTWDAACAWVQVHTADRPGLSGHRVGLAIEPMTCAPDAFNAQRYPYDEGLQVLEPGGSLSASWTIRAV; encoded by the coding sequence ATGACGGGCTCGCTCCCGCTGTCGGGAACACAGCACCTGCTGCGCTCTGGCGATGTCGAGGCGTGCATCGCGAGTGTCGGCGCGTCGCTTCGCACTCTCACGTACGCTGGGCGCGATCTCGTCGTGCCCTTCGCTGCTGACGAGGTGCGTCCCGCCTACCGAGGCGCGACGCTCGCCCCCTGGCCGAACCGGGTCGTCGATGGCCGCTACGCGTTCGGCGGCGAGGAGTATCGCCTCGCCCTGACCGAGCCCGCGCGCGGCCACGCGCTGCACGGACTCGCCGCGTGGCTCGACTACACCGCGATCGACAAGGGGCCCGACCACGTCACGCTCTCGGCCGTGATCGAGGCGCAGGACGGCTACCCCTGGCGTGTGCGCGTGGAGACGCGTTTCTCGCTGGATGCCGAGGGCCTGACGCAGACGGTCACCGCGGTCAACGAGTCGGACACGGCGGCGCCGTACGGCACGGGGCCGCATCCGTATCTCGTCGCAGGCGGCGGGCGCGTCGATGACTGGACGTTCGAACTGCCCGCTGCCGAGGTGCTGCACGTCACGGAGGATCGGCTGGCGCCGACCGAGCTGCGCGCGGTCGACGCGGATGATCCGTCGCGGTTCGACTACCGCACCGCACGACGCATCGGTGCGGCCGAGATCGACCACGCCTACACGGGGCTCCTCCGCGACGCGGACGGTCTCGCGACGGTTCGCGTGACGGATGCGGACGGCCACGGTGTGGCCATGACGTGGGATGCCGCGTGTGCCTGGGTGCAGGTGCACACGGCAGATCGTCCGGGACTCTCGGGCCACCGCGTGGGGCTCGCGATCGAGCCCATGACGTGTGCGCCGGACGCGTTCAACGCGCAGCGGTATCCCTACGACGAGGGCCTTCAGGTGCTCGAGCCCGGTGGCTCGCTCTCGGCGAGCTGGACCATCCGCGCCGTCTGA
- a CDS encoding FdhF/YdeP family oxidoreductase yields the protein MPMKPPTANIDETRVHVSRPKKVAVGVPAVLHALQIANEQMGLKRSAETLLRVNQKDGFDCPGCAWPEEDKRHVAEFCENGAKAVAEEATVRRVGPEFFAAHSIDDLRAGDDWWLGQQGRLTHPMVLDEGATHYRPISWDAALEMIADELKALSHPDEAVFYTSGRTSNEAAFLYQLLVRGLGTNNLPDCSNMCHESSGSALTETIGIGKGTVSIEDIHEADLLIVAGQNPGTNHPRMLSALEKAKQRGARIIAVNPLPEAGLMRFENPQTPRGVAFGGTKLADRFVQIRSGGDQALFHAIGKHLLEAQDRDGDVLDTAFISAHTSGFESYRRQMADAGWAQLERATGLSEQELRAIGDEVRASKATIVCWAMGLTQHKHSVPTLRDVVNVLLLQGNIGRPGAGVCPVRGHSNVQGDRTVGIYEKPADAFLDALDREFSFTAPRAHGFDTVAAIRAMRDGKVRFFMGMGGNFVSATPDTAVVEAGMARVGLTVHVSTKLNRSHVITGNRALILPTLGRTDRDRRGGREQRVTVEDSMGAVHASRGRLAPPSDDMLSEVAIIARLCALVFGGGSSPEHAPAAHDGDHERTLPEHGTVESESLDAAGLHDPANVPQADWAALEADYSLIRSHIERVIPGFEDYESRIQKGRTFFLPNGPRDERRFATIDGKARFTVNPLEYPHIPAGRLLLQTLRSHDQYNTTVYGKDDRYRGIHGGRRVVLVNADDIRELGFAEGEIVDLVSEWTDADGGLQERRAESFRIVSYDTPRQNAAAYYPETNVLVPLESVADVSGTPTSKAVIVRLEHR from the coding sequence ATGCCGATGAAGCCACCGACGGCCAATATCGATGAGACCCGCGTGCACGTGTCGCGACCGAAGAAGGTCGCGGTGGGCGTGCCGGCTGTGCTGCACGCGCTGCAGATCGCGAACGAGCAGATGGGCCTCAAGCGATCCGCCGAGACCCTGCTGCGCGTCAACCAGAAGGACGGATTCGACTGTCCCGGCTGTGCGTGGCCGGAGGAGGACAAGCGGCACGTCGCCGAGTTCTGCGAGAACGGCGCCAAGGCCGTCGCCGAGGAGGCGACCGTGCGTCGCGTGGGGCCGGAGTTCTTCGCCGCCCACTCCATCGATGACCTACGCGCAGGCGATGACTGGTGGCTCGGTCAGCAGGGGCGGCTGACGCATCCGATGGTGCTCGACGAAGGCGCGACGCATTACCGTCCGATCTCGTGGGATGCGGCGCTCGAGATGATCGCGGACGAGTTGAAGGCGCTGTCGCACCCCGATGAGGCGGTGTTCTACACGTCGGGACGCACCTCGAACGAGGCGGCGTTCCTGTACCAGCTGCTCGTGCGCGGTCTCGGCACGAACAACCTCCCCGACTGCTCGAACATGTGCCACGAATCGAGTGGGTCGGCGTTGACGGAGACGATCGGCATCGGCAAGGGCACCGTCTCGATCGAGGACATCCACGAGGCGGACCTGCTGATCGTCGCCGGGCAGAACCCCGGCACCAACCATCCCCGCATGCTGTCGGCCCTCGAGAAGGCGAAACAGCGCGGTGCGCGCATCATCGCCGTGAACCCGCTGCCCGAGGCGGGGCTCATGCGGTTCGAGAACCCGCAGACCCCGCGCGGGGTGGCCTTCGGTGGCACCAAGCTCGCCGACCGCTTCGTGCAGATCCGATCGGGCGGCGATCAGGCGCTCTTCCACGCGATCGGCAAGCATCTGCTCGAGGCGCAGGACCGTGACGGCGATGTTCTGGACACCGCCTTCATCAGCGCCCACACGAGCGGGTTCGAGTCGTACCGCCGGCAGATGGCGGATGCCGGCTGGGCGCAGTTGGAGCGGGCCACCGGCCTCAGCGAGCAGGAGCTGCGCGCCATCGGCGACGAGGTGCGAGCCTCGAAGGCGACGATCGTGTGCTGGGCGATGGGGCTCACCCAGCACAAGCACTCCGTGCCGACCCTCCGCGACGTCGTGAACGTGCTGCTGCTGCAGGGCAACATCGGCCGCCCCGGGGCGGGCGTCTGCCCGGTGCGGGGTCACTCCAACGTGCAGGGCGACCGCACGGTCGGCATCTACGAGAAGCCGGCGGATGCGTTCCTCGACGCACTCGATCGGGAGTTCTCGTTCACCGCGCCCCGCGCCCACGGCTTCGACACTGTCGCCGCCATCCGGGCCATGCGCGACGGCAAGGTCCGCTTCTTCATGGGGATGGGCGGCAACTTCGTGTCGGCGACGCCCGACACCGCGGTCGTCGAGGCGGGAATGGCGCGCGTGGGCCTCACCGTGCACGTGTCGACCAAGCTCAACCGATCCCACGTCATCACCGGCAACCGCGCGCTCATCCTCCCCACCCTCGGACGCACCGACCGCGATCGTCGCGGCGGACGAGAACAGCGCGTCACCGTCGAGGACTCGATGGGCGCCGTGCACGCCTCGCGGGGCCGACTCGCTCCGCCCTCGGACGACATGCTCAGCGAGGTCGCGATCATCGCCAGGCTGTGCGCGCTCGTCTTCGGTGGCGGATCCTCGCCCGAGCACGCGCCGGCAGCCCACGACGGCGACCACGAGCGCACGCTTCCCGAGCACGGAACCGTGGAGTCGGAAAGCCTGGATGCGGCCGGCCTCCACGACCCGGCCAACGTGCCGCAGGCGGATTGGGCTGCGCTCGAGGCGGACTACTCACTCATCCGCTCGCACATCGAACGGGTGATCCCGGGGTTCGAGGACTACGAGAGCCGCATCCAGAAAGGACGCACGTTCTTCCTGCCGAACGGCCCGCGCGACGAACGTCGGTTCGCGACGATCGACGGCAAGGCGCGCTTCACGGTCAATCCGCTCGAGTACCCGCACATCCCCGCCGGGCGCCTCCTGCTGCAGACGCTGCGCTCGCACGATCAGTACAACACCACCGTCTACGGCAAGGACGACCGCTACCGCGGAATCCACGGCGGCCGTCGCGTCGTCCTCGTCAACGCCGATGACATCCGCGAGCTCGGATTCGCGGAAGGGGAGATCGTCGACCTCGTCTCCGAATGGACGGATGCGGACGGCGGCCTCCAGGAGCGCCGCGCCGAGAGCTTCCGCATCGTCTCCTACGACACGCCCCGTCAGAACGCGGCCGCCTATTACCCCGAGACGAACGTGCTCGTGCCCCTCGAATCGGTCGCCGATGTGAGCGGTACGCCCACCTCGAAGGCGGTCATCGTGCGCCTCGAGCACCGCTGA
- a CDS encoding L-serine ammonia-lyase, producing the protein MSAYVSAFELFSIGVGPSSSHTVGPMRAAGVFASRLADAGLLERVHRVQCELFGSLGATGIGHGTPDAIVAGLAGHRPDTVDPELVRGAWSAIGDDQALTLAGVHPIRFQATDIVLLPRVRRPEHPNALTLTAWDAAGEIVASETYFSVGGGFIRRDGEVAPASAAVPYPYASAAQLLAICAETGLSIAEIARRNEEAWRSEDDVRTGLDAIWAAMSACIAAGLAHDGALPGQLGVKRRAGSLRAQLESAQAVGHRELPGEWLGAFALAVNEENAAGGRVVTAPTNGAAGILPAVAMYWWRFLADAGVGLDRAIADDERPRGIRRFLLTATALGSLFKANASISGAEGGCQAEVGSACAMAAGGLTAVMGGTPAQIENAAEIAMEHHLGLTCDPVGGLVQIPCIERNAIAAATAVTAARLALRGDGSHYVSLDTVVETMRQTGIDMSTKYKETSEGGLAVNVIEC; encoded by the coding sequence GTGAGCGCATACGTCTCGGCGTTCGAGTTGTTCTCCATCGGTGTCGGACCCTCGAGCTCCCACACTGTCGGACCGATGCGTGCCGCCGGTGTCTTCGCCTCCCGGCTCGCGGATGCGGGGCTGCTGGAGCGCGTGCACCGCGTGCAATGCGAGCTGTTCGGCTCACTGGGTGCCACGGGCATCGGGCACGGCACGCCCGACGCGATCGTGGCGGGGCTGGCGGGGCATCGCCCCGACACGGTGGACCCGGAGCTCGTACGCGGCGCCTGGTCCGCGATCGGTGACGACCAGGCGCTCACGCTGGCAGGCGTTCATCCCATCCGCTTCCAGGCGACGGACATCGTGCTCTTGCCCCGTGTGCGTCGTCCCGAGCATCCGAACGCCCTCACGCTGACGGCGTGGGATGCGGCGGGGGAGATCGTCGCGAGTGAGACCTACTTCTCGGTCGGCGGCGGCTTCATCCGCCGCGACGGCGAGGTCGCTCCGGCATCCGCGGCCGTGCCCTACCCGTACGCCAGCGCCGCCCAGCTCCTTGCGATCTGCGCCGAGACCGGGCTCTCCATCGCCGAGATCGCCCGTCGAAACGAAGAGGCGTGGCGCAGCGAGGACGACGTGCGCACCGGACTCGACGCGATCTGGGCCGCGATGAGCGCCTGCATCGCGGCAGGCCTCGCCCACGACGGAGCGCTCCCCGGACAGCTCGGTGTGAAGCGTCGCGCCGGTTCGCTGCGTGCGCAGCTCGAGAGCGCTCAGGCGGTCGGTCACCGCGAGCTTCCCGGCGAGTGGCTCGGAGCCTTCGCGCTCGCCGTCAACGAGGAGAACGCGGCGGGCGGGCGCGTGGTGACGGCGCCCACCAACGGTGCCGCCGGGATCCTCCCCGCCGTCGCCATGTACTGGTGGCGCTTCCTCGCGGATGCGGGTGTCGGCCTCGACCGGGCGATCGCCGACGACGAGCGACCCCGCGGCATCCGACGTTTTCTGCTGACGGCGACCGCGCTCGGATCCTTGTTCAAGGCCAACGCCTCCATCTCAGGGGCCGAGGGCGGATGCCAGGCAGAGGTGGGCTCGGCCTGCGCGATGGCGGCGGGAGGACTCACGGCTGTCATGGGTGGCACCCCCGCGCAGATCGAGAACGCGGCGGAGATCGCGATGGAACACCATCTCGGTCTCACCTGCGACCCCGTCGGTGGGCTCGTGCAGATTCCGTGCATCGAACGCAACGCGATCGCCGCAGCCACCGCGGTCACCGCGGCGCGACTCGCCCTGCGCGGCGACGGTTCGCACTACGTCTCGCTCGACACGGTCGTCGAGACGATGCGTCAGACGGGCATCGACATGTCGACCAAGTACAAGGAGACGAGCGAGGGCGGTCTCGCTGTCAACGTCATCGAGTGCTGA
- a CDS encoding DUF2207 domain-containing protein, whose amino-acid sequence MIAGAITRAIAVASALALALAVAGFAAAPEVPAPPKPAALVSAGVDDFTFRSLDVDYTLTRADDGTSRLHVVERFVAEFPEIDQNHGMRRTIPDTYNGQPLRPELVSVTDETGAPRDAEVDSDDGTWSVTSRVDGFVHGTQTYVFTYDLSNVTWYFPKTGTEEFYWDVNGVDWAQSFGSVSATLHVDPALADSLTGQAACYVGAQGDTTTCPITLDTDAAAASVSVANVAPRQTVTLSVGFAPGTFAMFDSSYFASGWGWAQSGSFLALLGAFAWAIVVWRRVLRDSPGRGVVVAEYEPPADVTPLTAAVLLSKPSKAAPAALLELAVRGAIRIEEVGGSRTRPKLRAVLVDPSLAGADGREFIDALFDENAQPGAEFAFGERNTAFAQTSENMRTWAAVELDERGMYRTVPRGRRRPVVWALLLTTAATIVTGALALSAQVDPAPPVLMFIVAALIGAIGFLLLAHRPVSPKGAETREQLAGLRLFISWAEADRIRMLQSPRTAERLPVDTTDAAAVLAIYEPLLPYAVVFGLEKQWAAELAVYYESVGAPLWYAGATAFNVGAFTSGVSSLSAAATSSSSSSGGSTGGGSAGGGGGGGGGGGV is encoded by the coding sequence ATGATCGCCGGAGCAATCACGCGCGCCATCGCCGTCGCATCCGCTCTCGCTCTCGCTCTCGCCGTGGCGGGTTTCGCCGCCGCCCCCGAGGTTCCCGCGCCGCCGAAACCGGCCGCGCTCGTCTCCGCCGGAGTCGACGACTTCACATTCCGCAGCCTCGACGTCGACTACACCCTGACCCGCGCGGACGACGGCACCTCTCGCCTCCACGTCGTCGAGCGCTTCGTGGCCGAGTTCCCCGAGATCGACCAGAACCACGGCATGCGCCGCACGATCCCCGACACCTACAACGGGCAGCCGCTGCGCCCCGAACTCGTCTCCGTCACAGACGAGACGGGCGCTCCGCGAGACGCCGAGGTCGACAGCGACGACGGGACGTGGAGCGTGACGTCGCGCGTGGACGGTTTCGTGCACGGCACACAGACGTACGTCTTCACGTATGACCTGAGCAACGTCACCTGGTACTTCCCGAAAACGGGGACCGAGGAGTTCTACTGGGACGTCAACGGCGTCGACTGGGCGCAGAGCTTCGGCTCCGTCTCCGCCACGCTCCACGTCGATCCGGCGCTCGCCGACTCGCTCACCGGCCAGGCCGCCTGCTACGTCGGTGCCCAGGGCGATACGACGACGTGCCCGATCACTCTCGACACGGACGCGGCGGCCGCATCCGTGTCGGTCGCGAACGTCGCACCCCGCCAGACGGTCACGCTGTCGGTGGGATTCGCGCCGGGGACCTTCGCGATGTTCGACAGCAGCTACTTCGCCTCGGGGTGGGGCTGGGCCCAGAGCGGATCGTTCCTGGCTCTGCTCGGGGCGTTCGCGTGGGCGATCGTCGTCTGGCGCCGGGTGCTGCGCGACTCTCCCGGGCGCGGCGTCGTCGTCGCCGAGTACGAGCCTCCCGCAGACGTCACGCCCCTGACCGCGGCAGTGCTGTTGTCGAAGCCCTCGAAGGCCGCGCCCGCGGCGCTGCTGGAACTCGCGGTGCGGGGCGCGATCCGTATCGAGGAGGTCGGGGGCTCCCGGACGCGCCCGAAACTGCGGGCCGTGCTGGTGGATCCTTCGCTCGCCGGGGCGGACGGCCGCGAGTTCATCGACGCGCTGTTCGACGAGAACGCTCAGCCCGGTGCCGAGTTCGCGTTCGGGGAGCGCAACACCGCGTTTGCGCAGACCTCGGAGAACATGCGCACGTGGGCGGCCGTCGAGCTGGATGAACGGGGCATGTATCGCACCGTGCCGCGGGGGCGCCGACGGCCCGTGGTGTGGGCGCTGCTGCTCACGACGGCGGCGACGATCGTCACGGGGGCGCTCGCGCTGTCCGCGCAGGTCGACCCGGCCCCTCCCGTGCTCATGTTCATCGTCGCGGCTCTGATCGGTGCCATCGGCTTCCTCCTGTTGGCACACCGTCCCGTGAGCCCCAAGGGCGCCGAGACTCGGGAGCAGCTCGCAGGGCTCCGACTCTTCATCAGCTGGGCGGAGGCCGACCGCATCCGCATGCTGCAGTCGCCGCGGACGGCCGAGCGTCTCCCGGTCGACACGACGGATGCGGCGGCGGTCCTCGCGATATACGAACCGCTGCTGCCCTACGCGGTGGTGTTCGGCTTGGAGAAGCAGTGGGCGGCCGAACTGGCCGTCTACTACGAGAGCGTCGGCGCGCCGCTCTGGTACGCCGGTGCGACCGCGTTCAACGTGGGCGCCTTCACGAGCGGCGTCAGTTCGCTCTCGGCAGCAGCCACCTCGAGCTCGAGCAGCTCCGGCGGGTCGACCGGCGGCGGCTCCGCCGGTGGTGGCGGTGGTGGCGGCGGCGGAGGCGGCGTCTGA
- a CDS encoding DUF4303 domain-containing protein produces the protein MDVLQQFVDDWGCRWEAALAAAVRALPADVVAGSIYAAAITVADGNTVPALFVHTESGLAEVADEDGDADDAAYYRWWPDESGIEVESDELAALAAELGAWAEAHPELSADPEDDLAWSDRWIAETDRILIRTLGSDAVRRAFAAIGADPVLVVTETDGEQARASVAFDALNGHRDDAVARDARAFWQAADG, from the coding sequence ATGGACGTCCTTCAGCAGTTCGTCGATGACTGGGGCTGTCGCTGGGAGGCGGCGCTCGCCGCAGCCGTCCGAGCGTTGCCCGCGGATGTGGTCGCCGGTTCGATTTACGCCGCCGCGATCACGGTGGCGGACGGCAACACCGTGCCCGCCCTGTTCGTGCACACCGAGAGCGGACTCGCCGAGGTCGCGGATGAGGACGGCGACGCGGACGATGCCGCGTACTACCGCTGGTGGCCCGACGAGTCCGGCATCGAGGTCGAGAGCGATGAACTCGCGGCTCTGGCTGCGGAGCTGGGCGCGTGGGCTGAGGCGCACCCGGAACTCAGCGCCGACCCGGAGGACGACCTCGCGTGGAGCGACCGGTGGATCGCGGAGACCGATCGGATCCTGATCCGCACGCTCGGCTCGGATGCGGTACGTCGGGCCTTCGCGGCGATCGGCGCCGACCCCGTGCTGGTCGTCACCGAGACCGACGGCGAACAGGCCCGCGCGAGTGTCGCCTTCGACGCGCTCAACGGGCACCGCGACGATGCTGTCGCCCGTGACGCGCGGGCGTTCTGGCAGGCAGCCGACGGCTGA
- a CDS encoding YdeI/OmpD-associated family protein: MRFETTMSQFGNNTGIEIPTDVIEELGGGRRPALVVTVNGYTYRSTVGVMAGKHLIPFSADKRRETGIGGGDALTVDVELDTAVRTVEVPEDLAQALASAGLRSAFDALSPSAQKAHVTAVAGAKAAQTRQRRIERVVESLS, encoded by the coding sequence ATGCGGTTCGAGACGACCATGTCGCAGTTCGGCAACAACACCGGCATCGAGATTCCGACGGATGTCATCGAGGAGCTCGGCGGCGGTCGCCGTCCCGCGCTGGTGGTGACCGTCAACGGGTACACGTATCGCTCGACCGTCGGAGTAATGGCCGGCAAGCACCTCATCCCCTTCAGCGCGGACAAGCGGCGTGAGACGGGCATCGGTGGTGGCGATGCCCTCACCGTCGACGTGGAGCTCGACACCGCTGTGCGCACGGTCGAGGTGCCGGAGGATCTCGCCCAGGCGCTGGCGTCCGCCGGGCTTCGGTCGGCTTTCGATGCGCTGTCTCCCAGTGCGCAGAAGGCCCACGTGACGGCCGTCGCGGGTGCGAAGGCCGCGCAGACGCGGCAGCGCCGTATCGAGCGGGTGGTCGAGTCCTTGAGCTGA
- the fdhD gene encoding formate dehydrogenase accessory sulfurtransferase FdhD produces MGRLTERTPVTRIAFTDDGVATRRRADTVVVEEPLEVRVGGEPLVVTMRTPGHDLELAAGFLTGEGIIAAGSDVRSAIHCGGPGSTPAGAPQSENTYNVLDMALAPGLEIPVRDAARTFYTTSSCGVCGAASIEQITKVSRFDLATDESRAPARWLASLPDALRRGQALFDKTGGLHAAALFDIATGELLALREDVGRHNAVDKVIGWALLADRLPLGGTVLQVSGRASFELVQKAIMAGIPVLSAVSAPSSLAVELASSMHLTLVGFSRGTSLNVYTHPERVAVEE; encoded by the coding sequence ATGGGACGACTCACCGAGCGCACACCGGTCACGCGCATCGCGTTCACGGACGACGGCGTCGCGACGCGGCGTCGCGCCGACACGGTGGTCGTGGAGGAGCCGCTGGAAGTGCGCGTGGGAGGCGAGCCACTCGTCGTCACGATGCGCACGCCCGGTCACGATCTCGAGCTGGCCGCCGGTTTCCTCACGGGCGAGGGCATCATCGCCGCCGGCTCCGACGTCCGCAGCGCGATCCACTGCGGGGGCCCGGGGAGCACGCCCGCCGGCGCGCCACAGAGCGAGAACACCTACAACGTGCTCGACATGGCACTTGCGCCCGGGCTCGAGATCCCTGTCAGGGATGCGGCCCGCACCTTTTACACGACCAGCTCCTGCGGCGTGTGCGGGGCCGCATCCATCGAGCAGATCACGAAGGTCTCGCGATTCGATCTGGCGACCGACGAGAGCCGCGCTCCGGCGCGGTGGCTCGCCTCGCTGCCGGACGCGCTGCGGCGCGGGCAGGCGCTCTTCGACAAGACGGGTGGACTGCACGCGGCGGCGCTCTTCGATATCGCAACAGGAGAGCTGCTGGCGCTGCGCGAGGATGTCGGGCGCCACAACGCGGTCGACAAGGTGATCGGCTGGGCACTGCTCGCCGACCGGCTGCCGCTCGGCGGCACGGTGCTGCAGGTGTCGGGGCGTGCGAGCTTCGAGCTCGTGCAGAAGGCGATCATGGCGGGCATCCCCGTGCTGTCCGCGGTCTCGGCGCCGTCCTCGCTCGCTGTGGAGCTGGCGTCGTCGATGCACCTCACGCTCGTGGGGTTCTCGCGCGGCACGTCGCTGAACGTCTACACGCACCCCGAGCGGGTCGCCGTCGAAGAGTGA